Genomic segment of Andrena cerasifolii isolate SP2316 chromosome 16, iyAndCera1_principal, whole genome shotgun sequence:
agacattactttgcgccacctccttcgcagtcatgttatcctgttacgaagcccaaattttgtgcgttctgataatttatgccaggttttggccaatatgtatcaggagaacatgaggcggcaagaaggtatcctaaatttcagcggaacttctgtttcgaatagttctgcgtcttcgattcgctttccggagacattactttgcgccacctccttcgcagtcatgttatcctgttacgaagcccaaattttgtgcattctgaaattttttgccagattttggcccaggtatcaggagaacatgaagcgaaaagaggtattcagaatttcagcttcgaaggcatcctcgattctctctccgaagacattacttagtgccacctctttcgacatcatgttctcctgttacaaagccaaattttgtgcgttctgaaatttttggccagattttggcccaggtatcagaagaacatgaagcgaaaagaggtattctgaatttcagtttcaaaggcgtcacctttaaagttgcgaatcgaagctgcaaaggtttggaatttggataggaatatgtaaaaggtatttctaaataataatacagttcttttcaagtttttcccactttatttgcagaaaaggcttttacagtgttacaataaattaatataagtatgtagaaatgaatgctgattaatattgtattattattaagtataaaatatataatttcacttcattttatgtataaaatcactatcagctttccatcatttgtctcacttaaagttcctcaatcctgtctaccgagaaatgttcccaaggttaatctgtaacaagaagaaaatatttttagcaatctgatttgtctattatagaaaatacaacaaatagatttgtctattatagaaaatacaactaatttcaggcaaaacatataaagaatataattatcttcctaatttaagacaattcccctttatttcatgtaaaatacatctcaacgctgtacaattctactaacatatcagtaaagtacataggaaatgtataatatattagtaacttgaaaaatatttttagtaacttgacttgtctattattgaacatgggagaaacgttacaacagtttgtcacgtatgaaaatatattagtaaagggaataatgcgctccaaaattctgcgtctctttgttaaacagtcactgtctcgaaacatctgcgccacttctcgctcttcgatttgccctccggagacgttactggatgaaaatagtcttggaaaaatgtaacaataaataaaaaaaatttaaagtgttcctatatctaccacgaattacttttttattcctgttactttaaaaataaatataatattgaagtgagattatttccagtattattcctttcattcatttttatataatatcattcagtatagtatgtcctcctctgtacttggttacaatagcatgtccaacttccaagcattattgtcgagttattattataattttgtagattctaacttatactactaattacatactttcagtgatacctatattacaataatgcaaaaagtatttatgtaattataaagtaccattgaatgtttgaacctgtttttctcaaaaacgctaaaagtggacatacaatatgtgtgcactaattgtaagccatcgatgtacaataggaaatttttttttaaggttagtccgttgttgttctaactgcctgaattactatgacataaatacgacagcgatttcaagtgatgtatatgtaacgataaaagcgttaatttagtaaatgtatacaattcccagcagttcctatgtcaatgtatgcctaaaatgaatataacctaacctacaatcgtctgaaaatgcatacattgactccatcatgcttttatcgtggctcgtatatccagctatcgcttcagttttgctatgaatccacgttggcagtcctcccgagtaggcgccatctcgtatctactacctcaactaagtttgtcacgtgacttgctatgtattatcgccaatatggcggaactctgatttgggaatgtagtcacgagttttcgtttttcgttcttatatgagcagattttggtctgggagaggtctcattcgaaagaagaagattcaatgcggagcgctctgctcaccgtttgagtcacaaaactcttttagtgacctaaaaatgcttggattctgcgggtatattttgtcgactattgctttactttggacactgatattattacatatcaacacaatctcgttgaaccatgagcagagcgctccgcattgaaccttcctctttcgaatgagacctcgcccagccccaaatctgctcatataaggacgaaaaacgaaaaatcccgaacccatgtttcgggccagattgtgtcggtatacagcgcgctgcattacccgtgtctacccccttaatgcgCAGCATGTCGCGTCGCCGAGTTACGAAAGTTCGTCTTCATACACCGACGCGTGATAAACGTAATGATCGACAATTATTAGCGCAACGCGTGCGCTTCTCAATACGCGCTGTCCGCAGTTGGATGCAATTGCGCATTATTCATCATACCAATCAATAAAAACGGAACGAGTAAAGACACACGAAGACGTTTGTCCGTTAAAAGCTTGTAAGATTCGTTCTTCAACCATCCGTGGAAAACTAAGAAAAGCTCGTACTGCTCCACGTCGTTTTACTTCAATGTAGAATTCCTTATAACGTACTTAGGTATGCCACTCTACCTTCCAGTAAGAAGATGACGGTGATATTCATACtgtatgtaacattatgaatcTTCTAGACAGCACTTTCTTATGTCTGTGTCGATGTTGCatagtatttatttaaattttattaaagaacTACAACAGTAGTTTATGTATTTTCAATTGTACTCGCAATGCTTAATTTTCTCCAAATACAtttgtactttaaaaaaaaaggcatAGCGTTAATGTTGTATACGTGTTAAATTTATTGCAAGTCATTTTCTTTGCAGGTAGTTTAATATGTTAAGAATAATGTTAAATAACAGTCGAATATTACCGTAACACTATACAGCGTTCCTGTCGAATAAGTCATATTATAATGAACAACAATCAATTTGTGATATCTATCGGTGATCAGAAGAGAGTAATATATGCAAAAATCCTAAACGAGACCAATACCGTTACCTGCGTCACAAGTATGGCTAACACGCATACTAACAGATGCCTAGTGGCTGAGAAAGAAGCGTCCGAATTAAAGGCCAATCGTAGCTGTGCGGTACACACGTACAAAATAAAGAATCCCAAGTACAAGACCATACATAAATGTGTGGTGTATAATTTCATGAATACCCAGGATCGGCTGACATTCATGGACAATCTTGTGAAGGTTTTAGTAACCAGAAGATTCCCCAATCTAACAAAATTACAGACTTTCGAGTTCGTAAGAGCAAAAACGAAAGACGCGTGGTCGGTGTCCACGCGCAGGCTCAAAGAGAATCCTCGAGCCGTAGTGTCCCTGAGGTCTAAGATATATTACAAGAAGAAGAAGCGTATGGTAGAGAGGAGTCATGGTTCGTCTCAATCGCAGCACACTCCTGGCAGCAATGCGCCATGCTCGTCTAAGCAGAGGACGATACTTCAAATACCTGTACCTCGAACATATGTAAATATgatgaatattaaaaagaggaaAAGCGTATTAGAATTGAAACAAAAAAGGAACTCTGTGGGCTTACAAAGAAAGGCATCGAAGAATCAGTCGAGACCAGTAACGAGAAGTATCACGCGTAGCAACGTGCAGTCTGCTAGCAAGCCTAGCATAGTATAACGCCTGACTGGTGTTTCCCTAAATCTACTGTACATTCTTTCAACGCCTACCTCACGTATTACCTACGATGTCCCAAGAAACAAGTTCGATTCCCATATGAAAGTCAATATATGTCTgtgaatttaaatattaataagaaaGATATCACCATCCTATCGTGAGAAATATCAATGGATGTAAAAGAAGTATATCGTCCATGCTATGTATGTTTGTGATACAGAATATAGGGAAATATATTCTTACGTAAATTCTGAAAGGGTatgcgttgacactctgggtgtgagccacccataagctgattttaacgctctgtatcttctatgtgcaaaatgaataccttccCTCCAAAgatgacttacaaactatttttctctctcaaaatattatatccgagcaacaactctgtagatttttagcttccaatattgaaatttgtaaaagctacaattatttaaagattttcttcgttttttctggacatgtggtaatctagaatttttttacaaaaactgtgattaaatttcaataaaaaaaactattggaatatattctagagaccttaaaactgatccatgat
This window contains:
- the LOC143377447 gene encoding uncharacterized protein LOC143377447 gives rise to the protein MNNNQFVISIGDQKRVIYAKILNETNTVTCVTSMANTHTNRCLVAEKEASELKANRSCAVHTYKIKNPKYKTIHKCVVYNFMNTQDRLTFMDNLVKVLVTRRFPNLTKLQTFEFVRAKTKDAWSVSTRRLKENPRAVVSLRSKIYYKKKKRMVERSHGSSQSQHTPGSNAPCSSKQRTILQIPVPRTYVNMMNIKKRKSVLELKQKRNSVGLQRKASKNQSRPVTRSITRSNVQSASKPSIV